Sequence from the Janthinobacterium lividum genome:
GGGTCCCGGCCGCACGCCTGATCGCCGACGGCAAGGCGCAAGCGCCCGCGCTGACCCTCGACCTGGTGCCGACCGGCAAACCAGGCCAGTTCCAGGTCAGCTACCAGGGCAAGCCGCTGGCGCAAGCCAAGGTCAACGCCGTGGTGCAGTCGGGCTGGGGCAAGGAAGCGTGGAGCGATGCGCAAGGCCTGGTCAGCTTCCCGCTGCCATGGAAGGGCACCTATGTGCTGGAAGTGCAGCACACGGACAAGACGGCCGGCCAGCGCGGCACGCAAGCCTATGACAAGGCCATGTTCGTGACGACCCTGAGCCTGGTGCAGCCGCAAGGCGTGACGCCGCTGCCGGCCGGCCCGGCCCTGCCGCCGAGCAAGGATCACGACTGACCATGCAAGCGCCAGCCATCACTGAAACGATTGAAAAACCTGCGCGCCTGCGCCTGTCCGCCGACGCAGCGTACCGCCTCGGCGTGGCTTCGCGCAGCGTGGCGGCCATCGTTGGCGGCTACGTGCTGGCCGCGCTGGTCACCATACTGCTGTCGGTAAGCCTGCCCATGGCCCGTTCCGAAGCCGTCAT
This genomic interval carries:
- a CDS encoding DUF4198 domain-containing protein; its protein translation is MHITSIARLGALAAALLGAALVSGTASAHQIWLQQDGKAASVYFGEFGDNLREASPGLLDKFSIKNVTWVSAKGTQPLQASKTAGAFILNGKVGAGESIIVEEDNYPSWEEKKDGRSTRTVWVPAARLIADGKAQAPALTLDLVPTGKPGQFQVSYQGKPLAQAKVNAVVQSGWGKEAWSDAQGLVSFPLPWKGTYVLEVQHTDKTAGQRGTQAYDKAMFVTTLSLVQPQGVTPLPAGPALPPSKDHD
- a CDS encoding DUF3649 domain-containing protein, whose protein sequence is MQAPAITETIEKPARLRLSADAAYRLGVASRSVAAIVGGYVLAALVTILLSVSLPMARSEAVMTATLLSFAIYTCAVMWVFATRSALRAWLGLAIPATVIAAILQWMDALSWSFA